The following DNA comes from Streptomyces sp. NBC_00273.
CCATCCTCCCGGATGAGGTGGCCCCGGTTCCAGTCAAGGCACTCGCAGGGGCTCAGCGTTCATTGCACTTGCACAACAAGTCACCGGTCGCACCCTAACCAACTGGACAAGCCCGGGCCCGTCGGACCACGATGAATCGACTGATGTGCCGCGGGCAGTGCCGGGGGGGGCGGGACCGCACCGTGCAGGATTCCTCCGCGCTCATGCCGTGCGTCCCCGCACTTCCACGGAGGAACACCCCAACATGAGCTTCGGCGAACCGCACAATCCGTACGGACAGCAGCAGCAGCCGCAGGGCCAGCCCGGCTACGGCTACCCCCAGCAGGCACCCCAGGGCGTCCCGCCGCAGGGTGGCTACGCCTACCCGCAGCAGGCCCCGCAGGCCTACCCGGGCGGTCCCGGCGGTTACCCGGGCGGATACCCGGGTGCGCACATGGAGATGCCCGGCGGCGCGAAGGCGGCCCGCGTCATCCTCTTCATCGTGGGCGCACTGCAGGTGCTGGGCGGCCTGTTCTTCATCATCGGTGGTGCCGTGTTCGCCGCGGCGCTCTCGGGATCCAGCTCCTCCAGCTCCTCTGCGCAGGACGCGGGGGCCATCGCCGGCACCGTGGGCGTCGTCCTCGGCATCTTCTTCATCGGCCTGTCCCTGTGGCCCATCCTGACCGCGGCCAAGATGGCCAAGGGTCGGGGCGGCGTCCGCGTCTCCGGCATCATCTTCGGATCGCTGCAGGCCCTCTTCGCCGTTCTCGGCACCCTCGGGAACCTGGTCGCGCTCGGCGCCGACGACAGCACCCCGGCCGGCTTGGGCGTGGTCGCCGTACTGCCGTCCCTGGTCTCCCTCGCGCTCGGCCTCACCATCGTCATCGGCCTCGCCAAGGCCGGGGACTACTTCCGCCGTCCGCAGTACTGACCCCGTCGTACGCACACGGCGAAGGCCGCGTCCCGCAGTGCGGGGCGCGGCCTTCGCCGTGTGTCGGGCGTGCCGGACTCAGTGGAAGAAGTGCCGGGTCCCGGTGAAGTACATGGTCACGCCGGCCTTCTGCGCGGCCTCGACGACCTGCTCGTCACGGACCGAACCGCCCGGCTGGACCACGGCCTTGATGCCCGCGGCCGTCAGGATCTCCAGCCCGTCCGGGAACGGGAAGAAGGCGTCGGACGCGGCGTACGAGCCCTGCGCGCGCTCGGCGCCGGCCCGCTCCACGGCGAGCTTCGCCGAGTCGACGCGGTTGACCTGGCCCATGCCGACGCCGACCGAGGCGCCGTCCTTGGCGAGCAGGATCGCGTTGGACTTGACGGCCCGGCAGGCCTTCCAGGCGAAGGCCAGCTCGGCGAGTTCCGCCGGGGACAGGGCGTCGCCGGTGGCCAGGGTCCAGTTGGCCGGGTCGTCGCCCTCGGCCTGGAAGAGGTCGCTCTGCTGGAGCAGCGCACCGCCGGAGATGGGCTTGAGGTCGCCCGGCTGGTGCGGGGTGCCGTCCACCTTCAGGACGCGGATGTTCTTCTTCTTGGCCAGGATCTCGACCGCGCCGTCCTCGTAGGCGGGGGCGGCGATGACCTCGGTGAAGATCTCCGCGACCTGCTCGGCGAGCTCGACGGTCACCGGGCGGTTGACGGCGATGACGCCGCCGAAGGCCGACAGCGGGTCACAGGCGTGCGCCTTGCGGTGGGCCGCGGCGACATCCGTGTCGACCGCGATGCCGCACGGGTTGGCGTGCTTGATGATCGCGACGCAGGGCTCGTCGTGGTCGTAGGCGGCGCGGCGCGCGGCCTCGGTGTCCACGTAGTTGTTGAAGGACATCTCCTTGCCGTGCAGCTGCTCGGCGTTGGCGAGTCCGCCCGGCTGTCCGTCCGTGTAGAGGGCGGCGGCCTGGTGCGGGTTCTCGCCGTAGCGCAGGGTCGACTTGCGCTCCCAGGCGCCGGCCAGGAACTCGGGCAGCGCCGCGGTGTCGCCCTCGGGGGCCTCCGGGGCGTACGCGTTCGTGAACCAGGAGGCCACGGCCACGTCGTAGGCGGCGGTGTGCTGGAAGGCCTCCGCCGCGAGCCGCTTGCGGGCGGTGAGGTCGAAGCCGCCGCCCTGGGCCGCAGCGATGACGTCGGCGTAGCGGGCCGGGCTGGTGACGACCGCTACCGAGGGGTGGTTCTTGGCGGCGGCGCGGACCATCGACGGGCCGCCGATGTCGATCTGCTCCACGCACTCGTCGGGCGTGGCGCCCGACTGGACGGTCGCCAGGAACGGGTAGAGGTTGACGACCACCAGGTCGAAGGGCTCGACGCCCAGCTCGGCGAGCTGGTTGCGGTGGTCCTCCAGGCGCAGGTCGGCGAGGATGCCGGCGTGCACGCGCGGGTGCAGGGTCTTGACCCGGCCGTCCAGGCACTCGGGGAAGCCGGTCAGCTCCTCCACCTTGGTGACGGGCACCCCGGCGGCGGCGATCTTCGAGGCGGTGGAGCCGGTGGAGACGAGCGCGACGCCCGCCCCGTGCAGCCCGAGGGCCAGCTCTTCCAGTCCCGTCTTGTCGTAGACGCTGATGAGCGCACGACGGATCGGCCGCTGGGTCGTGGTCGGGTCGTTGCTCGCTGCGGTGTCTGCGGCGGTCACTGGATTGTTACCTTTCGTCCCTCAATGCGGTAGCCGTGCCGGGCCAGGCGCCCCACGACATCGACGAGCAACTGGCGCTCGACTTCCTTGATGCGCTCATGGAGAGCGGCTTCGTCGTCCTCGTCCCGGACCTCGACCACACCCTGGGCGATGATCGGACCGGTGTCCACGCCGCTGTCCACGAAGTGGACCGTGCAGCCGGTGACCTTCGCGCCGTAGGCGAGGGCGTCCCGTACGCCGTGCGCGCCCGGGAAGGCGGGGAGGAGGGCGGGGTGGGTGTTGATGAACCGGCCGCCGAAGCGGTCGATGAACACCTTGCCCACGATCTTCATGAATCCGGCGGACACGACGAGGTCCGGCGCGTACGCGTCGGTCGCCTCGGTGAGGGCGACGTCCCACTCCGCGCGGCTGCCGTAGCCCTTGACCGGGCAGACGAAGGTGGGGATCCCCGCCTTCTCCGCCCGCTCCAGGCCGGCGATGTTCTCGCGGTCGGCTCCCACGGCGACGACTTCGGCACCGAAGCCCTCGGATCCGCCGGGATGGGCGTCGATGGCATCGAGCAGGGCCTGGAGGTTGGTGCCGGAACCGGAGACCAGCAGGACCAGGCGGGAGGCGGCCATGGGAGGCCCTTTCTCGCGGGATTGCGGTGTTCGTCTTGTGTGGTCATACGAAACTTCGGGGTACCGGTATATGGGGAACCATACGAAGCCACCGACCGCCTGCAACGATACCGGTACACCGGACAGCCCCCGAGGGACGGGGGGACGGCCGGGCGGTAGCGTCTGGCGTACGAGCCGCAAACTGGCCTCACCTCGCCACGACGTCCCCGCGACGTCCATGACACAGGGGAAGAAACACACCCGATGCCGGACCGCCGTCAGCCCGACTCCCCCACCGACGACAACCCCTTCGCGGCTCCGCCGGAAGGCCGGCCCGACCAGCCGTGGCAGCCGCGCAACGGCGGTGGCGGCGGGAACGGCGACGGCCAGAAGGACTCGGACGGCCAGCGGGGTCCGACGCGCTGGGACCCGACGGACCCGATCCAGCGCCGTGCGCGCTACGCGCTGCTGGCCGGCATGTGGGGCGTCTTCTTCGGGATCTTCGGGATCCCGTCGGTCGGGCTGCTGCTCGGGGCGCTCGCCATCTACTGGGGCATCAGCGCGCTGCGCGGCAAGCCCGCACCGGCGACCGCCGAGGGCGCCCCGGCGGCACCGGCCGGCCTGGACGCCCTGGGCCCCGCGGCCCGCCCCCAGCGCACCGCGGCGGTGAGCGGCCTGGTCACGGCCTCGCTGGCGATCCTGCTGGCGTTCAGCTCGTACGCGTTGCAGCTCGCCTACAAGGACTTCTACGTCTGCCGCGACGACGCCCTCACCCAGTCGGCGGAACTCCAGTGCAACACCCTCCTCCCGGACAACCTGGTGGGCGACGTCCTGAAGGTCCGCCAGTAGGCCCCCTCCCCGACCCCGTTGGCCCAGCCCAACCCAGCCGGCGCTCAAGGCACCCTTCCAGCCTCACTGGCCCACCCCCGCCCCGCCTCACCCCCGAACCCCGCCTCAACCTCCGAACCCCGCCTCACCTCCGAGCCCCGCCTCAACCTCCAGCCCCGCCGGCGATTGAGGCGCCCTCTCAGCCCCGCCGGCGATTGAGGCGCCCTCTCAGCCCCGCCGGCGATTGAGGCGCGGGGTCCGGGGCGGAGCCCCAGCGGCGGCGCCGCACCCGAACGGCCTACTCCGGTGGCGGCTTCCGCCGGGCCAGCACCCGCGCCCCAACCACCGGCGGAGCCAACGGCACTGACACCGCCTCGGCCGCCCCACCCGGCCCGGCCGCCCCGGCCACCCCGGCCACCCCGGCCAGCAGCCCCGGATCCAGATCCAGCCCGGACACCACGGTCACGGCCCGCCTCCCCCGCCCCGCAGGCACAGCGGCAGGAGCCGCAGGAACCGGAGGCACCGCGATATCCGGAATCAGCGCCCCCGCAGCCTTCCTCATCGCCGCCCACCGAATCTCCCGCACCCCGCTGTCGTGCCACCCGTCATCCACGGCCACCGCTTCATCGCCCTCCATGGCGGCCGGCCCGATCGCCGGCCGAGTCCGCCACGCGTGCACCGCCACCGCAACCGGAACGGCCAGTACCGCCGTCCAGGCGAAGGCCGCCACCCCAGTGGTCCACCACACCGGCCCGAATTCCGACAGCCGCCGCGAGCCCAACGGCCCCGCCGAGGCCGCCGCGAGCCCGGTCATCGCCAGGCCGCACACCACCGCGCCGAGGGCCGCCGTGAGCGCGGTCTCCCCGTACGAGACCTCGCGCGCCCGGCGTACCGCGAACCAGCCCACCGCGAGCCCGGCGACCACCGGAACCCCGGCCACCGCCCAGGTCAGCGGGGTTCCTGGCCCCTCGGCCGGGAGTGCAGCCAGCAGCGGGAAGCGGGGCAGTCCCGGCGCGCCCGGGAAACCGAGGGGGGTGGCCGTCGCGCCGGCGCCGAGGGCGAAGCCCGGCCCGAGCGCGTAGGACGCTCCCCAGACCATGGCGTTGGGCATCAGGGTGAGCGCGAGCAGCAGGACGGCGAAGCGGCCCGACCAGACCCCGGTCAGCGACAGGAAGGAGTACTGGACCTCGGCGCCGTGCCACGCGAGCGAGGCACCGACGACGAGCGCGCCGCCACCCAGGAGCACCAGGGCGCCGCCCGCGCCCGCCCGGAGCGCCAGCGCGTAAC
Coding sequences within:
- the purH gene encoding bifunctional phosphoribosylaminoimidazolecarboxamide formyltransferase/IMP cyclohydrolase: MTAADTAASNDPTTTQRPIRRALISVYDKTGLEELALGLHGAGVALVSTGSTASKIAAAGVPVTKVEELTGFPECLDGRVKTLHPRVHAGILADLRLEDHRNQLAELGVEPFDLVVVNLYPFLATVQSGATPDECVEQIDIGGPSMVRAAAKNHPSVAVVTSPARYADVIAAAQGGGFDLTARKRLAAEAFQHTAAYDVAVASWFTNAYAPEAPEGDTAALPEFLAGAWERKSTLRYGENPHQAAALYTDGQPGGLANAEQLHGKEMSFNNYVDTEAARRAAYDHDEPCVAIIKHANPCGIAVDTDVAAAHRKAHACDPLSAFGGVIAVNRPVTVELAEQVAEIFTEVIAAPAYEDGAVEILAKKKNIRVLKVDGTPHQPGDLKPISGGALLQQSDLFQAEGDDPANWTLATGDALSPAELAELAFAWKACRAVKSNAILLAKDGASVGVGMGQVNRVDSAKLAVERAGAERAQGSYAASDAFFPFPDGLEILTAAGIKAVVQPGGSVRDEQVVEAAQKAGVTMYFTGTRHFFH
- the purN gene encoding phosphoribosylglycinamide formyltransferase, with the protein product MAASRLVLLVSGSGTNLQALLDAIDAHPGGSEGFGAEVVAVGADRENIAGLERAEKAGIPTFVCPVKGYGSRAEWDVALTEATDAYAPDLVVSAGFMKIVGKVFIDRFGGRFINTHPALLPAFPGAHGVRDALAYGAKVTGCTVHFVDSGVDTGPIIAQGVVEVRDEDDEAALHERIKEVERQLLVDVVGRLARHGYRIEGRKVTIQ
- a CDS encoding cell division protein PerM → MTQVTEHGTPLSAAPRAGVRRRSPAAAACVVGGAVAAGLGLGFLAVLVIVLWISSPYPDSGPGGALHLAAGLWLLAHGTELVRYDTLSGVPAPVGMTPLLLVVLPVLLMRRAARLGSAAEEDDEEVLPAGAVFSAVLCGYLAVGALVTVYAAGGPLPADPISAAWHVPLVAVLAAAAGVWGARGRPLGPLPSWLPRGVRKAVVRPRYALALRAGAGGALVLLGGGALVVGASLAWHGAEVQYSFLSLTGVWSGRFAVLLLALTLMPNAMVWGASYALGPGFALGAGATATPLGFPGAPGLPRFPLLAALPAEGPGTPLTWAVAGVPVVAGLAVGWFAVRRAREVSYGETALTAALGAVVCGLAMTGLAAASAGPLGSRRLSEFGPVWWTTGVAAFAWTAVLAVPVAVAVHAWRTRPAIGPAAMEGDEAVAVDDGWHDSGVREIRWAAMRKAAGALIPDIAVPPVPAAPAAVPAGRGRRAVTVVSGLDLDPGLLAGVAGVAGAAGPGGAAEAVSVPLAPPVVGARVLARRKPPPE